In one window of Frigoriglobus tundricola DNA:
- a CDS encoding RNA polymerase sigma factor has protein sequence MAKHGAPPIVRPPAGTDPAPAPPPVGPPPAGGRPGDDALVAMFNQVRDELVSTLLYLLGNADDAQDAAQEAFLKCWRARASVPDVQNLRAWIFRVGLNAAKDFQRSAWNRKSRPLPEEDLMIPTRDETPGQGVEDQEALDRLRQAITQLRQDEKEVFLLRQNGDLTYEQIAEIRNAPVGTVKTQMRAALIKLRKVLNPVGEKDEG, from the coding sequence ATGGCCAAACACGGCGCGCCACCGATCGTGAGGCCCCCCGCGGGTACGGACCCCGCCCCGGCCCCACCGCCCGTCGGCCCCCCTCCCGCGGGCGGCCGGCCCGGCGACGACGCGCTCGTGGCCATGTTCAACCAGGTGCGCGACGAACTCGTCAGCACACTCCTGTACCTGCTCGGCAACGCCGACGACGCGCAGGACGCCGCACAAGAGGCGTTTTTGAAGTGCTGGCGCGCGCGGGCGTCCGTTCCGGACGTGCAGAACCTCCGGGCGTGGATCTTCCGCGTCGGCCTGAACGCCGCCAAGGACTTCCAGCGCTCGGCCTGGAACCGCAAGAGCCGCCCGCTCCCGGAGGAGGACCTGATGATCCCCACGCGGGACGAGACGCCCGGGCAAGGGGTCGAGGACCAGGAGGCCCTCGACCGGTTGCGCCAGGCGATCACCCAACTGCGGCAGGACGAAAAGGAAGTGTTCCTGCTCCGCCAGAACGGCGACCTCACCTACGAGCAGATCGCCGAGATCCGCAACGCCCCGGTCGGCACCGTGAAGACGCAGATGCGCGCCGCGCTCATCAAGCTCCGTAAGGTGCTCAACCCCGTTGGAGAAAAGGACGAAGGATGA
- a CDS encoding AAA family ATPase has translation MFSKLVIHHWRQFNHVEIDFHRRLTVLTGVNGSGKTTLLHLLNRHWGWTNQYVSSPPSNGTESRKYWAGFWGEEETSSGTNVARYHTIGKLDYLNGESVWLTVSSDVAEVFEVGPPPRKVPGVYVPSYRLPYRFEPITTVPVKLDAKQQIFDGYADEVRIRYFGGGQNRLPSFHLKRALMSLALFGYGGAAVEPDAEAVKIFEGFENILRVTLPESLRFKKLKVRVPEVLLVTDTGEFPLEAVSGGIAAVIDIAWQIHMYAQLHDEFVVVIDEPEAHLHPALQQRLLPDLLTAFPKAQFVIATHSPFMVTSVPDSNVYVLNYNAERKVDSTLLDRANKAGSADEILMDVLGVPSTIPQWARTKIDSLLEDFSKGPFTQASVNQLKTKMSDLGMAHLFPEVLATAAEGKP, from the coding sequence ATGTTCTCGAAGCTCGTCATCCACCACTGGCGGCAGTTTAACCACGTCGAGATCGACTTCCACCGCCGCCTAACTGTCCTGACGGGGGTGAACGGCAGCGGTAAGACGACCCTCCTTCACCTGCTCAACCGTCACTGGGGGTGGACCAACCAGTACGTCAGCAGCCCACCCTCTAATGGAACAGAATCGAGGAAGTATTGGGCCGGCTTTTGGGGTGAAGAGGAGACATCCTCGGGAACAAACGTGGCGCGGTATCACACCATCGGCAAATTGGATTACTTGAACGGCGAGAGTGTGTGGCTTACCGTTTCAAGTGACGTGGCGGAAGTCTTCGAAGTCGGGCCCCCTCCGAGGAAGGTCCCTGGGGTCTACGTTCCTTCGTACCGCTTGCCATACCGCTTTGAACCGATCACAACCGTTCCGGTAAAACTCGACGCGAAACAACAGATTTTCGACGGCTACGCGGACGAAGTGCGGATCAGATATTTTGGCGGAGGTCAAAACCGCCTACCGAGTTTCCATCTCAAGCGGGCGCTGATGTCACTGGCGCTATTTGGCTACGGCGGCGCGGCCGTGGAACCGGACGCAGAGGCCGTCAAGATATTCGAGGGGTTCGAGAACATCCTTCGCGTCACGCTCCCGGAATCGCTGCGATTCAAGAAACTCAAGGTTCGCGTGCCGGAAGTTCTCCTCGTAACGGATACAGGAGAGTTCCCGCTGGAGGCCGTTTCTGGTGGGATCGCGGCCGTCATCGACATCGCGTGGCAGATCCACATGTACGCGCAACTGCACGACGAGTTTGTCGTCGTGATCGATGAGCCGGAAGCGCACCTGCACCCCGCCCTTCAGCAACGCCTGCTGCCCGATCTGCTGACCGCCTTTCCGAAGGCGCAGTTCGTCATCGCCACGCACAGTCCGTTCATGGTCACGTCGGTGCCGGACTCGAACGTTTACGTTCTGAACTACAACGCGGAACGCAAAGTCGATAGCACGCTGCTCGACCGGGCGAACAAGGCCGGCTCTGCGGACGAGATCCTCATGGACGTTCTCGGCGTGCCGTCCACCATTCCGCAGTGGGCACGGACGAAGATCGATTCGCTTCTGGAAGATTTCTCCAAAGGCCCGTTCACGCAGGCTTCCGTTAACCAACTCAAGACGAAGATGAGCGATCTCGGAATGGCCCACCTCTTCCCGGAAGTGCTGGCGACCGCCGCGGAGGGCAAGCCGTGA